The Pseudomonas sp. IAC-BECa141 genome contains the following window.
CAGACGCACATTGGCATGCCAGCGCCCGCCGCCGGACTGTTCGACGATGCGGATCCCGAACATCCGCTCGCAGAACAGAAAAAGCCTGCGCAGGGTGCCCTCGAGCGGAAAGTAATCACGCAGGTTTTCCAGTGCGCCGGGAAACTGCTGCTGGCGCCATTGTTCGGCGAGGAAATCTTCATCCCACGGCTGGACCCGGTCGATCCCGCGTTGCTGCGCAAAGGCTGCCAGTTGTTCTGCATCCTGCGCGAGAGTCGGTACCAGATGCATCGCCTGACGCTGGAGAAAATCACTGACCCACGCCGTGGTCCCGGCGCTGTTATATGCCAGGCTCAATTGCGCGGCGTTTTCATGGCCGAGCAAACGGGCTTTCTGCTGGCGCAAGGCGAGCAGCCCCGCGAGCACCGGGCCGTTATCGAAGCGCCCGGCCAGCGGGCCCCGATCAGAGACACGGGTCATGTAGGCAACGTAGCATTCCTGTCGCAACGCGCGGTTCTCGGCGTACTTGAGGATGTGCTGGCAGGTGTTCTGGTCCAGTCGGATCAGCCAGCCGTCATGGCCGGCCTGGCGTGCGGTGAGAGCCAGACGATCCTTCATCGCCTGCGAGAGGCCCGCGAGCAGCGCAATATCGTCGATACGTTTGCTCCACGCCTCGGCCCAGCGTTCGAGGTTTTCCAGAAACGCGAACTCCAACCCGCCGATCTCGAGGTTCAACCGCGCCAGTTCCTGTTGCTGTTGAGCCGCAAGCTCAATGCCCGACTGCTTGAATCGGCGCACGATCCCCGCCAGAGCGATAGTGCGCGATTCATCGAAACTCCCGGCGATCGAACTTTGCGCCAGACGCTGATAGGTCTCGTACAACGGGCGATTGAGGGCATTTTCAGCATGGTACTGATTGATCGCCAGATGTGCCTTGGCGCTTTCTACAAGCCAGACCGCATCGTCGGACCTGACTATCGACAACGTTTCGAGAATCGAGCGGACTTCATCGAGGCGGGCATCGGCCTCATCGATACTCACTACCAGATCGTCCCAGCCGGGGTGTTCGGCCTGACTGGCGATAACCTGGGCGATGATTTGTCGATTGTCGGCAATGATTCGGTTGACGGCCGGCAGCAGGTGCTCGGCGCGAATCGCTGGCCAGGGTGGCAGGATCCAGTGTTGCAGGAGGGGATTGGTGTCGGGCATGGCAGCTTCCTTCGAGGCGTGGCGCAAAAGGCCAGCCTACGAAGCAAGTGCGGGGGACAGGTGTTAAGCCAATACCACCTTCCACCGGTATTCGGCAGAAGGTGGTTCTGGATCAGTGTTGCTCGTCGGGCTTTTTCTTCAGTTTCGGGTTCGGGAAGAACTGCACCGCCTGAACCGTCTTGTCCGGGGCAGGCTTGAGTGCGCTGGTGTTGACCCGCGTACCCAGTTCCTTCGGAACCGACAACCCTTGGGCATTGAGCGTATCGCTGTAGCCGCACGCCACGCATTCGCGGTGCGGGACATCGTCCTCGCTCCACATCATCAGTTTGTCCGGCTCGCTGCACGCCGGGCAGACCGCCCCGGCGATAAAGCGTTTTTTGGTCTTCACGGGCGCCTCACTCATGCTGCCGCGTCCTCACTCAGGCCGCTGTGGCGCAAGAGTGCGTCAATCGACGGCTCACGGCCACGGAAGTCGACGAACAGCACCATCGGCTCCTGCGAACCACCGCGGGCCAGAATCGCTTCGCGGAAGGCGCGGCCGGTGTCGGCGTTGAGTACGCCGTCCTCTTCGAACCTGGAGAAGGCATCCGCCGACAGCACTTCCGCCCATTTGTAGCTGTAGTAACCCGCCGCATAACCGCCGGCGAAGATGTGCGCGAAGCTGTTCGGGAAGCGGTTATAGGCCGGAGGGCGCATCACCGAGACTTCGTTGCGCACGCTTTCCAGAACCTGCGCGACGCTGCGACCGTCACCGTGGGTGGCGTGCAGTTCGAAGTCGAACAGCGAGAACTCCAGCTGACGCACCATCATCAGGCCGGACTGGAAGTTCTTGGCCGCGAGCATTTTTTCCAGCAGATCCTGTGGCAGCGGCTCGCCGGTTTCGTAGTGGCCGGAAATCAGCGCCAGACCTTCCGGCTCCCAGCACCAGTTTTCCATGAACTGGCTCGGCAGCTCGACCGCGTCCCACGCCACACCGTTGATGCCGGATACACCGGCATGTTCGACGCGGGTCAGCAGGTGATGCAGGCCATGGCCGAATTCGTGGAACAGGGTGGTGACTTCATCGTGGGTCAACAGCGCAGGCTTGCCGCTGTCGGCCGGGGTGAAGTTGCACACCAGGTTGGCCACCGGGCTTTGCAGCACGCCGTCAATGGTGCGGCGACGGTCGCGGGCGCCGTCCATCCAGGCACCGCCGCGCTTGTTGGCGCGGGCGTAGAGGTCGAAGAAGAAGCGGCCGACGTGCTGACCGTTTTCCTTGATTTCGAACAGGCGCACGTCCGGATGCCAGGTGTCGAAGCCTTTCAGTTCGGCGATTTCGATGCCGTACAGACGCTGGACGATGGCGAACAGTCCGCCCAATACCTTGTCGATCGGGAAGTAGGCGCGCAAGGTTTCCTGGGCGACGCTGTAGCGTTGTTCACGGAGTTTTTCGCCGTAGAAACCGCTGTCCCAGCTTTGCAGATCGGCACAGCCCTGCTCGGCGGCGTAAGCCTTGAGCTGTTGCAGATCCTGGGCGGCAAACGGTTTGCTGCGCTTGGCCAGGTCGCGCAGGAAGCTCAGCACCTGATCGCTGGATTCGGCCATTTTGGTGGCCAGGCTCAGCTCGGAGAAACTGGAGAAACCGAGCAGTTTGGCCAGCTCCTGACGCAGGTCGAGGATTTCGTCCATCACCGGGCCGTTGTCGTTCTGGCCGGCATTCGGACCTTGATCCGACGCACGGGTGCAGTAGGCGGCGTAGACTTCTTCACGCAGCGCGCGGTCCTGGGCGTAGGTCATCACCGCGTAGTAGCTCGGGAATTCCAGGGTGATCAGCCAGCCATCGAGACCTTTGGCCTGTGCGGCGGCAGCCATTTGCGCCTTGGCCGAGTCGGTCAGGCCAGCGAGGGCGGCTTCGTCGGTCAGGTGCTTGGTCCAGGCCTGAGTGGCGTCGAGCAACTGGTTGGAAAAGCGGCTGCCCAGCTCGGACAGCCTGCTCTGCACTTCGGCGTAACGCTTCTGTTCGGCTTCCGGCAGATCGATACCCGACAGGCGGAAGTCGCGCAGGGCGTGTTCCAGGATAGTTTTCTGCGCCACGTCAAAACCGGCGGCTTCCGGACTGTTGGCCAGGGCTTCATAGGCCTGGAACAGCTCGCGGTTCTGGCCCATCTCGGTGGAATAGGCGCTCAATGCCGGCAGGCAAGCCTCGTAGGCTTCACGCAGTTCGGCGCTGTTGCACACGGCATTGAGGTGGCTGACCGGGCTCCAGGCAGCGCCCAGGCGATCATTGAGTTCGTCCATCGCCAACACCAGCCCGGCCCAGGTCGGGTTCCGGCCTTGGGTCTTGAGGATTTCGGCGATGGCGGCGCGGTTGTCGGCCAGGATGGTTTCGATGGCCGGCTGCACGTGTTCGGCACGGATCGCGGAGAACGGCGGCAGGTCGTAGGACTGCAGAAGAGGGTTGTTCACGCTCACGGTTGGCACCTTGGCTGGAAGAAACATGCGCCCATCTTAATTACAATCGACATCCACCGCAGCTATCGGCGACAGAGAGAGAACCAATCGTGTCCCTTCGCAAGTACCAGAATCACACCCCACGCTTGAGCACAGGCGCTTTTGTCGACGGCTCGGCGGTGGTGATCGGCGACGTCGAAATCGGCGAAGACAGCTCCGTGTGGCCGCTGACCGTGATCCGCGGCGACATGCACCGCATCCGCATCGGTGCACGCACCAGCGTGCAGGATGGCTGCGTGTTGCACATCACCCACGCCGGCCCGTTCAACCCGGATGGCTTCCCGCTGCTGATCGGCGATGACGTGACCATCGCCCACAAGGTCATGCTCCACGGTTGCACCGTCGGCAGCCGCGTGTTGATCGGCATGGGCAGCATTGTCATGGACGGCGCGGTGGTCGAGGACGACGTGATCATCGGCGCCGGCAGCCTGGTGCCACCGGGCAAGCGTCTGGAAAGCGGTTTTCTGTACGTGGGCAGCCCGGTGAAACAGGTTCGCCCGCTGACCGACAAGGAAAACGCCTTTTTTACCTACAGCGCGGCGAACTACGTGAAGCTCAAGGATCTGCATCTGGCCGAAGGCTACGACCAGCTCTGACTTTTCTCTCTATTGCCCGGGATTTTTCATGCATTACCAGACCGTACTGTTCGACCTCGATGGCACTCTCACCGACCCGCGTGAAGGCATCACCCGCTCCATCCAGTTCGCCTTGAGCAACCTCGGCATCGATGAGCCGGACCTGAGCAAACTGGAACACTTCATCGGCCCGCCGCTGTTGCAGGCGTTCATGCAGTTTTATGGTTTCGACGAAGCCAAGGCGTGGGAGGCGGTGAATTTCTATCGCGAGCGCTTCAAGGTCACCGGCCTGTACGAGAACCGGGTGTTCGAAGGCGTCACGCCGTTGCTGGAAACCCTGAGCGGCCAGGGCCGGCAGCTGTATATCGCGACGTCGAAGCCGTGGGTGTTCGCCCGGGAAATCGCCCGGCACTTCGATTTCGCCAAACACTTCAAAGTGATCTACGGCAGCGAACTCGACGGCACCCGCACCAACAAGGTCGAGTTGATTGCCCACCTGATCGCCGAGGAAGGGCTGGATCCGGCCAATACATTGATGATCGGTGACCGCAAGCACGACCTGATCGGTGCTCGCAGTAACGGGTTGGATGCGGCGGCCGTGGGTTACGGTTTTGGCAGCCATGAGGAGCTGAGTGCCGAAGCGCCGGCTTATCACTTCGAGACGCTGGCGGAGCTGCATCAGGCGTTTTTGCAGCGCCAGTGATATCGCCTTCGCGGGCAAGCCCGCTCCCACAGGAAACCGAGTACCACTGCTGAAACACTGTCCTTGTGGGAGCGAGCTTGCTCGCGATGGAGCCAAAAATGCCGCTGTAGATTTATGAGTCTGCCAGCACTTTCAAAGCCGACTTACGCTCAACGACTGGCAAGCCACCCAACTTCTCGACCTCTGCGTAAAACCTGACCCAATTCCCTTCGACCTGCCTGAACAACGCCGCAAACGCCGGCACCCACTGGTCATACAGCCCGAACGGCAACAGCCGTGCGTTGTTCAATGGCGCATTGACCCAGGCGTCATAGCGTTTGTCTCCAGCCCACTGGCCATCGCGCATCGCTCGGTAGTCGTGTCGAAACCGTTCGAACTCCGCCGCCTTGCGCTCGCGCATCTGCGTCGTCGCCAGCGGTTGTGCATAGAGCTGTTCAAGTCGTGAGCGGGTATCGAGGATCAACTGAATGAACTGATCCCGTTGTTTCAGCTTCGAGTCGTTTTCCGGGGGCAAGCCCCGAAACGCTCGCCACTGCCGCGTACCTTCCTGCTCGACGAAGGTCGCGAAGGACTCGTTGAACTCAGTGTCGTCCTTCACATAGAAACGCTGGTGGGCCAGTTCGTGGAAGATCAGCGTCGCCAGACGCTCGTCGCCCCAGCCCATCATCGAATTGAGGATCGGGTCGTTGAACCAGCCCAAAGTCGAGTAGGCCTCGACGCCGCCGATCGACACATCCATGCCTTGCAGGCGCTGAATCGCGGCTTCGCCCCGCGCTGCGCTCTGGCTGTAATAGCCGCGATAGGCCACGCAGCCGGCAATCGGGAAGCAATGGTTCTGCGGGCTCAGGGAAAATTCCGGGGTGGCGAACACATTCCACACGACAAACGGCCGACCGATGTCGGCGTAGAGGCGATAGCTTTGGTTGTCCGGCAGGTGCAGGTGTTCGCTGGCGAAGGCGCGGGCTTTTTGTGACTGGGCCAGGTGAGTGCGCAGTCTGGCGTCGCGAGCCGGGTCGGCGATCACCTTGGCCACCGGCTCCCGCGCCCGCAAAAGCTGCAGCTGACCGCTGGCCAGCTGGCTGTAATAGCTCAGGCTTGAGCAACCGTTGAGCAACAAAATCATCACACCCGGAAACAAAATCCGCAAAACGCGATCAAGTAACCCATGGCTTGGAAGCGGCCTGATCAAAATAAAAAATCCCCCGGAAAGTCTGCCCAAGACTATCCCGCCCATTGGAGCTTCGCTATGCGCATGTTGATACTGACAGGAAGCGTGCTGACGCTTGCCGGTTGTGCCGGATTCGGAATGCCGACCCCTGACCCCTCGCAAGCCTGGATCGATCTGGATGCCCGGCAACAGGACACGGCGCTGCAGGCGCTGGAAGTCGACAACAAGGCGGCCGTCGATCACCGTTACTTCGAAGTACTGCCCGGCAGCCATGAGTTGAGGGTGCGTTATCAATTCCCGGTCGAAGCGACCAACATCGGCCCGGATGCCGAACCGCTGTGGCGCGATTGTCAGTTGAACGTGAAATTCAAGGATTTCAATGCCGGCCAGCGTTATCAGTTGCAGGCGGGAAGCATCGGTTTCCGTCCATGGGCCAAGCTCTACGATCAACAACGCAACGTGGTGGGACAGGGCACGCCGGCGGGCTGCCAGCGAACCTGATCGGCGTTATGCTGGATGTCCGAACTCACGGACATCCATCATGCGCACGTTGATGCTGTTGCTGGCCGCAGGCTTGCTCACTGGTTGCCAGACACCGTTGCCCCCCGTCGATCCCAATATGGCCTGGGTCGAATTCTCGACGCCGTCCCCCGGCGGGAAACTGCTGATGGCCGAGCGCCTCGACAACCAGCGGCTGACTGACGGGCGTTTCTTCCAGGTCACCCCCGGCAGCCACGAGTTGCGGGTGCGCTTCGACTTTGAAGTGTTCGGCGGAGGCGGCAGCCTGATGACCGGCCCCGTTGAGCGGCTGTGCTATCTGACCATCCGCTACGATCATTTCGAGGCGGGACAGCGTTACAGGCTGGAAGGCCGTTCGTTGGCGTTTACCCCGAGTGCCCGCCTGTACAACGACAAGCGGGAAATCGTCGCCGAGGACCGTGAGGTCAACTGCATCATCTGAGGCGCATCAGCGGTCATTCTTCTGATAGATGATGGCTTTGGTGCCGTTGTCGCAGGTGCCGACGATCATGGCGACGTCGTGTTTTTCAGCCTCCTCCCTGGAGACTATCTCCAGGGTGTAGGAGGGCACGGCATTCGCCTGAATCTTGATTTCGATCTCTTGCTTGAGTTCTTCGCAGTCTTTGGGCGCTGCGAAGGCCGAGGTTGCCAACACGCCACAGATAACCGCCAAGGCAAAACGTTTCATGGTTGAAGCTCCATCGAAGCAGCGCGCACGAAGATGCGCGAAAGCTGCTGTCATTTATACGACCACATTTTTGCCTGGCGGGTTCTGATCCGGCTCGATCCCGTCAGCCAACCAGCGACGCGTCGAGAGTGATCTTCGCATTCAGCACCTTGGACACCGGGCAACCTTCTTTGGCCTTGTTGCTCAATTCTTCGAACTGCGCCTGGGTTGCTCCCGGGATTTTTGCCTTGAGGATCAGTTTCACTGCGGTGATCGCAAAGCCGCCATCCACCTGATCCAGTGTGACCTCCGCCTGGGTGTCGATGCTGTCGGCCTTGAGCCCGGCGTCACCGAGAATCATCGAGAACGCCATGGAGAAACAACCTGCATGAGCGGCGCCGATCAGTTCTTCCGGATTGGTGCCCTTGCCGCCCTCGAAGCGCGCCTTGAAGCCGTAGGGCGCTTCCCGCAGTACGCCGGTTTCGGTGGAAATCGAGCCGATGCCGGTTTTCAGGTCACCTTCCCAATGTGCGGATGCCTTCTTCACGATAGCCATGTGTGCCTCCTTCAAATCGGGCGCGAAATGCCGCGCCGTCGTGGTTTTTGCCTGCAAGGCTTCTGAGGATAGACGCCGGAACAAAGTTCAGCCCAACTGAATCGTTGACTTTTTTAGTAGGAAATTTCTGATCGGCTATTGAAACTCGGGTATATGCCCTCATTGCACAGAACACGCTTATGAATTGGGCAGGTTTGCGTTCGCCAAGAACAAACCTGCACCCTCAATCGGAGATGCAGGTTTATGAAGCAACTGTCCGACGTAAAGTTTTCCACCCTCGATCTGGTGCCGGTGCGCGAGAACGGCAGCCCGGCCCAGTCGCTGCGCAACTCGCTGGATCTGGCGCAGCATGTCGAAAAATTTGGCTACACGCGGTTCTGGGTCGCCGAGCACCACAACATGGATGGCATCGCCAGTTCTGCCACCTCGGTGTTGCTGGGGTATCTGGCCGGTGGCACGTCGACCATCCGTGTCGGCTCCGGTGGCGTGATGCTGCCCAACCACGCGCCGCTGGTGATCGCCGAGCAGTTCGGCACCCTTGAAAGCCTGTATCCGGGGCGGATCGACCTCGGCCTGGGCCGTGCGCCGGGTTCCGATCAGATGACCGCCCGCGCCCTGCGCCGTGAGCGCTCCGGCAGTGCCGATGATTTCCCGGAAGACGTGGCTGAGCTGGTGCGCTTCCTCGGCCCGCGCACTCCGGATCAGCGCGTGATCGCGATGCCAGGCACCGGCACCAATGTGCCGATCTGGCTGCTCGGTTCCAGCCTGTTCAGCGCGCAACTGGCCGGTGAGCGCGGTTTGCCCTACGCCTTCGCCTCGCATTTCGCACCGCGCTTCATGCACGAGGCGATCCGCGTCTACCGCAATCACTTCAAGCCGTCAGCGGTGCTCGATAAACCGTACGTGATGCTCGGCGTGCCGCTGGTGGCGGCCGACACTGATGAACAGGCCGATTACCTGGCAACGTCGGTGTACCAGCGAATCCTCGCGCTGATGCGTGGGCAAAGTCTGGTGCAACGTCCGCCGGTGAAAACCATGGACGGACTGTGGTTGCCTCATGAGCGTGAGGCGGTGGGTGATTTCCTCGGTCTGGCGATGGTCGGCAGTCCGCAGAAAATCCGCGCGAAACTCGAAGTGCTGATCGAACAGACTCAGGCTGATGAACTGATCTTCACCTGCGACCTGTACGAACACGCCGATCGCCTGCATTCCTACGAGTTGCTGGCGCAGGTGATGAAGGGCTGAAATCCTGTATCCGTGCACAAAAAAGCCGACGCATTGCGTCGGCTTTTGTTTTTCCGGGGTGATCAGCCGCGGGTGTAAACGATCTCTTTGGTGCCGCCTTCGCAGGTGCCGACGACTTTGCCGCCACTGGCCGCACCCTTGTCGACAACCTCCAGCGAATACCCGGAAACGCCCTTGGCATCCAGCTTGGCCGCGATTTCAGCCTTCAGTTCTTCACAGGGCTTGCCGGCAGCAAACGCACCACCCGCAAGGCTCAACAAACCTACTGCCAATATCAACTTCTTCATCGGTCGCACTCCCTGGTCGGATTAATTAAGGCGGGCATCAAGCCGTTCGCTCGATGCACTCACCTCGTAGCGCATTGCCATTCCTATGGCACTCGGCCAGCGCGCAAGTTCAGAAGCGTAGACCAAACTCAGCTGCTGGCAATCCGGAACCCGACTTTCAGGGTCACTTGAAAGTGGGCAGCCTTGCCGTCCTTGATGTGGCCGCGGGTTTCGGTCACTTCGAACCATTCCAGATGCTTGATGCTCTTGTTGGCCTCGGCCAACGCATTGTTGATGGCGTCTTCGATGCTGCTGGTGGACGAGCCGACCAGCTCGACTTTCTTGTAGGTGTGATGGTCACTCATGGTGTTCTCCTTGAAGTGTGCAATTGAGCCTAGCAGCGATTTGCCGTGTTGATTTCGGCGTCCTGGGCGAAGGGAAGTTCAGATTTTCTGCACTTTCCGGAAGCCGTGAAGTCCCAAACAACACACGCCACTCATCACCAATGCAGGAGAGCCACCATGGCCAACACCTCGTTACGCAAAGCCTCGTTGCAAAGCATGGAAGCGGAGATCGAGAGTCTGCTCAAGTCGTTGGAAAGCCTGAAGGACGACGCTTCGGACGAGTCGCGCAAGACCCTCAAGGCGCTCAAGGGCAACGCCGAAAGCGCGTTGAAACACTCGCGCAGCCTGCTCAGCGATGCCTACGAAGAAGTCAAAGTCAAAACCCGTGAGACCGGGATCGCCACCCGCGATTACGCGCAGGAACATCCGTGGACGACTGCCGGTGTGGCGGTCGGTGCGCTGGGTCTGCTGGCCGCTTACTTGCTGTTCAAGCGCGGCGAGTGATCCGCCTGGCGCAGCTCGTTCCTGAGCCACTGCGCCAATTGCCGGGCGCGCCCGTCTGCGGCGCGCTTGGGTAGCCACAACGCCAGTTGCGCCGGGGTTTCAATGAAACCCCACGGCGCGACCAGGCGACCGGCCTTCAAGTCTTCGGTCACCAACGGTTCCGGCGCGATTGCCACGCCCAACCCGGCGACGGCCGCTTCCAGCAAGTAATACAAATGCTCGAAACCTTGCCCCAGCTTCAACGCCTTGGCGTCGAGGCCGCTTTGCTGAGCCCAGCTCGGCCAGGCTTGCGGGCGTGAAGTCGTGTGCAGCACGGCTTCGTCGAGCAGGGCAATGGGCGGTGCCGATTGCAGGCGCGGGTAGCCGCTGAACAGCGGGCTCATGACCGGGCCGATGCGCTCGCTCGCCAGCTCGTACACCTGCATGTCCGCCGGCCATGGCGGTTCGGCGAACAGCAGCAATGCATCCAGCCCCGGGCGTCGTGGATCGAGATCGCCTTCTCCGGCCGACAGGTGCAGACGCAAATCCGGCAGATCGGCATTCAAGCGTCCCAGTCGCGGAATGAACCAGCGCGCCAGCAGACTCCCGGAGCAACCGAGCACGAACGGCGCATCGGCGGTGCTTTGGGTCAGTTCCGCGCAAACGCTGCGCAAACGGTCGAACGCCTCGCCGCTGGCATCGCGCAGTCGGATGCCGGCATCTGTGAGTTTCAGGCCACGACCGTCCTTGACGAAAAGACTGACGCCGAGATGCTCCTCCAGCACCTTGAGCTGGCGGCTGACCGCACCGTGGGTCACATGCAGCTGTTCCGCAGCCTGGCTGACGCTATTCAGACGGGCGGTGGCCTCGAAGGCACGCAAGGCGTTAAGCGGGGGAAGGTCATGGCTCATGATATCTGTGAGTTTTCCTGACAGGTTGTGGCGATCTTATCGGTTTTCAGCCTGGAAGGTCAGGGGTAGAGTGAACGCCATTGTCTTCTCGTGAAATCCGCTGGAGCGAACCATGACCCAGACTTCGAACACCTCCGATCTGCGTAACGGCCCTGACGCCAACGGCCTGTTTGGCTCGTTCGGCGGCCGTTACGTTGCCGAAACCCTGATGCCGTTGATCCTCGACCTGGCTCGCGAATACGAAGCGGCCAAGGACGATCCGGCGTTCAAAGAAGAATTGGCCTACTTCCAGCGCGACTATGTCGGACGTCCGAGCCCGCTGTACTTCGCCGAGCGCCTGACCGAATTCTGCGGCGGCGCCAAGATCTACCTCAAGCGCGAAGAGCTGAACCACACCGGCGCGCACAAGATCAACAACTGCATCGGCCAGATCCTGCTGGCGCGGCGCATGGGCAAGAAACGCATCATCGCCGAGACCGGCGCCGGCATGCACGGCGTGGCAACCGCCACCGTGGCTGCGCGTTTCGGTCTGGACTGCGTGATCTACATGGGCACCACCGACATCGAGCGTCAGCAGGCCAACGTGTTCCGCATGAAGCTGCTGGGCGCCGAGGTGATCCCGGTGGTCGCCGGCACCGGTACGCTGAAAGACGCAATGAACGAAGCGCTGCGTGACTGGGTGACCAACGTCGACAGCACCTTCTATCTGATCGGCACCGTGGCCGGTCCGCATCCTTATCCAGCCATGGTCCGCGACTTCCAGGCCGTGATCGGCAAGGAAACCCGCGACCAGCTGCAAGCCCAGGAAGGTCGTCTGCCGGACAGCCTGGTGGCGTGCATCGGCGGCGGTTCCAATGCCATGGGCCTGTTCCACCCGTTCCTCGATGACAAGAGTGTGGAAATTATCGGCGTCGAAGCCGCCGGTTACGGCATCGAAACCGGTAAGCACGCGGCCAGTCTCAACGGCGGTGTACCGGGCGTGTTGCACGGCAACCGTACTTTCCTGCTGCAGGACGACGATGGTCAGATCATCGACGCACACTCGATTTCCGCCGGCCTCGACTATCCGGGCATCGGCCCTGAACACGCGTGGTTGCATGACATCGGTCGCGTCCAGTACACCTCGGTGACCGACGACGAAGCCCTCGCCGCATTCCACCAGTGCTGCCGTCTGGAAGGGATCATTCCGGCACTGGAAAGCGCTCACGCCCTGGCCGAAGTATTCAAACGCGCACCGAAACTGCCGAAGGATCACCTGATGGTGGTCAACCTGTCCGGCCGTGGCGACAAAGACATGCAGACCGTCATGCACCACATGGAAACTTCCAAGCAGGAGAAACACTGATGAGCCGCCTGCAAACCCGTTTTGCCGAACTCAAGCAACAGAACCGCGCCGCGCTGGTGACCTTCGTCACTGCTGGCGACCCGGACTACGACACTTCGCTGGCCATCCTCAAAGGCTTGCCGAAAGCCGGTGCCGACGTGATCGAACTGGGCATGCCCTTCACCGACCCGATGGCCGATGGTCCGGCGATTCAGCTGGCGAACATCCGGGCCTTGGGCGCCAAGCAGAACCTGATCAAAACCCTGCAAATGGTCCGCGAATTCCGCAAGGACAACAGCGACACGCCGCTGGTGCTGATGGGGTACTTCAACCCGATCCACAAGTTCGGCGTCGAGCGCTTCATCGCCGAAGCCAAAGAGGCCGGCGTTGATGGCTTGATCGTGGTCGACATGCCGCCGGAGCACAACTCTGAGCTGTGCGATCCGGCCCAGGCTGCGGGCATCGACTTCATCCGCCTGACCACCCCGACCACCGATGATGCGCGTCTGCCGAAAGTGTTGAACGGCAGCTCCGGCTTCGTTTACTACGTGTCGGTCGCCGGTGTGACCGGTGCCGGCGCGGCGACGCTGGAACACGTCGAGGAAGCGGTGGCGCGTCTGCGTCGTCATACCGATCTGCCGATCAGCATCGGTTTTGGTATTCGCACGCCGGAGCAGGCCGCGTCCATCGCGCGTCTGGCCGATGGTGTGGTGGTGGGCTCGGCGCTGATCGATCACATCGCCAACGCGACCACGCCGGACCAGGCCATCGACGGCGTGTTGAGCCTTTGCTCGGCGCTGTCCGAAGGCGTGCGTAAGGCTCGCGTCAGCTGAAGGTAAAGTTCCTGATACAGAGGAATTAGAGCCTCCACGCACAGACTAACCAAGCAAGACCGAGGGATTCAGAACCACGTTCTGAATCCCTTTTTGCTGTCAGTGCAGTGAGGAAAGACCCGATGAAAATGCCGAAACGTCTGATTGCCAGTCTGGGCGTGCTGATGATCAGCGCGACTCCGCTGTTGGCCAGCGCCGATCCGCGCGACGATCACGACCACGGCGGCCCGCAACAGGGCCACTACGACAATCGCGGTGGCGATCATCATGATTGGCAAAGCAACCATCGCGGTGGCCCGCCGCCTCGGGATTTCGGCCCGGTGCGTCAGGTGATCCGCGACAATCATGGCTACTTCGTTCGCGGTGCGCCGCCACCTCCAGGCATCCATCTGGTACGTGGCCGGCCGCTGCCCCATGGCTATTACGGCGAACGGCTGGATAACCGGGCGTTGAGTCGTCTGCCGTATTAC
Protein-coding sequences here:
- a CDS encoding YheV family putative zinc ribbon protein, whose amino-acid sequence is MSEAPVKTKKRFIAGAVCPACSEPDKLMMWSEDDVPHRECVACGYSDTLNAQGLSVPKELGTRVNTSALKPAPDKTVQAVQFFPNPKLKKKPDEQH
- a CDS encoding M3 family metallopeptidase codes for the protein MPDTNPLLQHWILPPWPAIRAEHLLPAVNRIIADNRQIIAQVIASQAEHPGWDDLVVSIDEADARLDEVRSILETLSIVRSDDAVWLVESAKAHLAINQYHAENALNRPLYETYQRLAQSSIAGSFDESRTIALAGIVRRFKQSGIELAAQQQQELARLNLEIGGLEFAFLENLERWAEAWSKRIDDIALLAGLSQAMKDRLALTARQAGHDGWLIRLDQNTCQHILKYAENRALRQECYVAYMTRVSDRGPLAGRFDNGPVLAGLLALRQQKARLLGHENAAQLSLAYNSAGTTAWVSDFLQRQAMHLVPTLAQDAEQLAAFAQQRGIDRVQPWDEDFLAEQWRQQQFPGALENLRDYFPLEGTLRRLFLFCERMFGIRIVEQSGGGRWHANVRLLEVSEHEQVVGYIYLDPFHRENAVDFPGTSTLRNRRINAEGRPALPIALLYSNFTPATASHPCRLEIDDLQVLFHEFGHCLQHVLTRSPHHSLSGILQLGHEAAEFSGKLFEQWCLSREFVLWLGAHFQTGERLSAARVDAALSASQAHSSRQQALLLMGAMIDFELHLTHGDGRSTEEVCTEAQRRLGHLQLPDDHRFANGFDYMVTQYDASVYAYIWSDVLAKEAFKRFSRDWVFNAQTGREFRTTFFSPGAGHPLLDAVEAFIGRPVTGLVDGEAGRVTSD
- a CDS encoding HAD family hydrolase, with translation MHYQTVLFDLDGTLTDPREGITRSIQFALSNLGIDEPDLSKLEHFIGPPLLQAFMQFYGFDEAKAWEAVNFYRERFKVTGLYENRVFEGVTPLLETLSGQGRQLYIATSKPWVFAREIARHFDFAKHFKVIYGSELDGTRTNKVELIAHLIAEEGLDPANTLMIGDRKHDLIGARSNGLDAAAVGYGFGSHEELSAEAPAYHFETLAELHQAFLQRQ
- the prlC gene encoding oligopeptidase A, which produces MFLPAKVPTVSVNNPLLQSYDLPPFSAIRAEHVQPAIETILADNRAAIAEILKTQGRNPTWAGLVLAMDELNDRLGAAWSPVSHLNAVCNSAELREAYEACLPALSAYSTEMGQNRELFQAYEALANSPEAAGFDVAQKTILEHALRDFRLSGIDLPEAEQKRYAEVQSRLSELGSRFSNQLLDATQAWTKHLTDEAALAGLTDSAKAQMAAAAQAKGLDGWLITLEFPSYYAVMTYAQDRALREEVYAAYCTRASDQGPNAGQNDNGPVMDEILDLRQELAKLLGFSSFSELSLATKMAESSDQVLSFLRDLAKRSKPFAAQDLQQLKAYAAEQGCADLQSWDSGFYGEKLREQRYSVAQETLRAYFPIDKVLGGLFAIVQRLYGIEIAELKGFDTWHPDVRLFEIKENGQHVGRFFFDLYARANKRGGAWMDGARDRRRTIDGVLQSPVANLVCNFTPADSGKPALLTHDEVTTLFHEFGHGLHHLLTRVEHAGVSGINGVAWDAVELPSQFMENWCWEPEGLALISGHYETGEPLPQDLLEKMLAAKNFQSGLMMVRQLEFSLFDFELHATHGDGRSVAQVLESVRNEVSVMRPPAYNRFPNSFAHIFAGGYAAGYYSYKWAEVLSADAFSRFEEDGVLNADTGRAFREAILARGGSQEPMVLFVDFRGREPSIDALLRHSGLSEDAAA
- a CDS encoding gamma carbonic anhydrase family protein, with product MSLRKYQNHTPRLSTGAFVDGSAVVIGDVEIGEDSSVWPLTVIRGDMHRIRIGARTSVQDGCVLHITHAGPFNPDGFPLLIGDDVTIAHKVMLHGCTVGSRVLIGMGSIVMDGAVVEDDVIIGAGSLVPPGKRLESGFLYVGSPVKQVRPLTDKENAFFTYSAANYVKLKDLHLAEGYDQL